A segment of the Methanobacterium spitsbergense genome:
ACATTACTGCTGGCATTACAAAATTGGTCTGTGTTGATTGGGACTTTAATCTTCTTTGGTTTAGGAAGTATGACTCTCAATTATGTATTGTATCAATCCAAACTAATTCCTCGATGGTTATCAGTTTGGGGATTAATTGGAGCTGCAATAGTATTATTATATGGATCACTTGGTATTTTTGGTCTTGGAATGGGATTAACTTCCCCATTTGCAGTATTAGCCATTCCCATAGCTTTGCAGGAAATGGTATTTGCAGTATGGCTTATAGTTAAAGGATTTAATAAGTCTGCAATTGCTCCAGATTTACAAAATAATTAACTAGAAAAGGTACATTTGAATAGTGTGAAAATCATGAAAGCAGTTATATGTACAAAATACGGCCCACCAGAAGTTCTTCAACTTAGAAAAGTGGAAAAACCTGTTCCCAAGGATAATGAAGTACTGATAAAAGTTTATGCGACAACAGTGCATAGGGGGGATACGATAATGCGTAGTTTAAATATCCCTGGTCGTCGCTGGCAAGTGCTTCTTGCAAGGATATTTTTAGGGATTAGAAAACCTAAAAAAGCTATACTGGGGATGGAGTTATCTGGGAAAATTGAAGTTATAGGCAAAGATGTGAGGCTGTTTAAGGAAGGAGACGAAGTTTTTGCATCAACAGTTTGGGCAGGTTTTGGAGGATATGCCGAATACAAATGTATGCCTGAAGACGGAACACTGGCAATAAAACCGGCCAACATGACATTTGAGGAAGCTGCTGTTATCCCTTCAGGAGGAATTACAACCTTGGGTATTATTAGAATGGCAAATATCCAGAGTGGACAGAAAGTTCTTATTTATGGTGCTTCAGGTAGTGTGGGGACATTTGCAGTACAGCTTGCCAAGTTACTGGGAGCAGAAGTTACAGGAGTTTGTAGTACCACTAATTTGGAAATGGTAAAATCATTAGGAGCCGATAAGGTGATTGATTATACGGAAGACGATTTTACCCAAAAAAGTGAAAAATATGATGTTATATTTGACGCTGTAGCTAAGATTCCACCTAAACAGGCCAAAAAATCTCTGAAGAAAACAGGAATCTATCTCAACATACATATTTCTTCAGATAAAATAAAGACAAAAAATGTTATCTCCCTTCTCAAGGATCTTAAAGAGATTATTGAGGCAGGGAAGATAAGAGCAGTTATTGATAGATCTTATTCCATAGATCAAATTGTCGAGGCCCACAGATATGTCGACAAAGGACATAAAAAGGGGAATGTAGTCATTATCTTTGAACAATAGAAGGTGAAAAAATGGAAAATAATGTAAATGGTCTCAAAGAATCGTTACCAATGAAATCTCTTTTGATATTGTACTCATACCATCACCATAACACTGAAAAAGTAGCTAAAGTATTCGCTAAAGTACTTGATGCAGAAATAAAAACGCCAAAGGAAATTAAACCTGAAGAACTTCAAAAATATGATTTCATAGGATTTGGTTCAGGAATATATAGTGCCAAACACGATGAATCTCTGCTTAACCTAGCAGATTCACTACCCCGAGTTACTAACAAAAAAGCATTCATTTTCTCTACAGCAGGAATAACAGGAAAATCTAAAGCTTCTAACGATCACACTACTCTCAGGGAAAAATTAGAATCTAAAGGCTACCTAATTGTTGATGAATTTCAATGTAAAGGTTTTAATACCAATAGTTTTCTTAAGCTTTTTGGGGGAATGAATAAGGGCAGACCCAATGATAAAGACCTTAAAAATGCAGAAGACTTTGCTTTGAAAGTAAAAGAAAACAACATACA
Coding sequences within it:
- a CDS encoding NAD(P)-dependent alcohol dehydrogenase; the encoded protein is MKIMKAVICTKYGPPEVLQLRKVEKPVPKDNEVLIKVYATTVHRGDTIMRSLNIPGRRWQVLLARIFLGIRKPKKAILGMELSGKIEVIGKDVRLFKEGDEVFASTVWAGFGGYAEYKCMPEDGTLAIKPANMTFEEAAVIPSGGITTLGIIRMANIQSGQKVLIYGASGSVGTFAVQLAKLLGAEVTGVCSTTNLEMVKSLGADKVIDYTEDDFTQKSEKYDVIFDAVAKIPPKQAKKSLKKTGIYLNIHISSDKIKTKNVISLLKDLKEIIEAGKIRAVIDRSYSIDQIVEAHRYVDKGHKKGNVVIIFEQ
- a CDS encoding flavodoxin family protein, whose amino-acid sequence is MENNVNGLKESLPMKSLLILYSYHHHNTEKVAKVFAKVLDAEIKTPKEIKPEELQKYDFIGFGSGIYSAKHDESLLNLADSLPRVTNKKAFIFSTAGITGKSKASNDHTTLREKLESKGYLIVDEFQCKGFNTNSFLKLFGGMNKGRPNDKDLKNAEDFALKVKENNIQKDN